In a genomic window of Colias croceus chromosome 20, ilColCroc2.1:
- the LOC123700827 gene encoding aminomethyltransferase, mitochondrial: MVTRRILNSKSFFLATIINARSYSDVSKHALKTPLYGLHERRGGKIVDFAGFLLPVQYSDMSVSVSHLFTRSSASIFDVSHMLQTNVHGKDCIDWFESICPVDLKGMADGTSSLTVFLNDKGGIIDDLIVTRVNENQLYIVSNAGRLDVDKQHMKETSEIYRKKNKDVVVDFYEVSQRALIALQGPKAAQNLQPLANIQLEDLTFMTSRIGSVAGVECRITRCGYTGEDGVEISIPAEKADEVTEALLQSKDVKLAGLGARDSLRLEAGLCLYGNDIDESVTPVEANLTWLIAKRRRGEANFPGADIILRQIKEGVSKRRVGIRMESGAPARKGAVLKNVNGEVVGNITSGCPSPSLGGNVGMGYILESFKKVGTELKVNVRNKDISCAVAKMPFVPSKYYIKK, encoded by the coding sequence atggTTACAAGAcgtattttaaattctaaaagcttttttcttgcaacaataattaatgctCGTTCTTATAGTGATGTGAGTAAACATGCGCTCAAGACTCCTTTATATGGATTACATGAAAGGCGTGGTGGTAAAATTGTTGATTTCGCTGGCTTTCTTTTGCCCGTACAGTACTCTGATATGAGCGTATCCGTatctcatttatttacaagaagTAGTGCATCCATTTTCGATGTTTCTCATATGCTGCAAACGAACGTACATGGAAAAGATTGTATCGATTGGTTTGAATCCATATGTCCGGTAGATCTGAAAGGCATGGCTGATGGTACGAGCTCATTGACGGTATTTTTAAACGATAAGGGCGGAATAATCGATGATTTAATCGTTACGAGAGTTAACGAAAACCAGCTTTACATAGTTTCAAACGCAGGAAGGTTGGATGTAGACAAACAACACATGAAAGAGACTTCTGAAATTTACCGCAAGAAAAATAAGGATGTCGTTGTAGATTTCTATGAAGTTTCGCAAAGAGCACTTATCGCATTACAAGGGCCTAAAGCTGCACAGAATTTACAACCTCTGGCAAACATTCAGTTGGAAGATTTAACTTTTATGACGAGTAGAATCGGTTCGGTAGCTGGtgtagaatgtagaataaCGCGCTGTGGATACACTGGTGAAGACGGTGTTGAGATATCTATTCCAGCTGAGAAAGCGGATGAAGTCACCGAAGCTTTATTACAATCAAAGGATGTAAAATTAGCTGGTTTAGGAGCAAGAGATTCGTTACGCTTAGAGGCAGGCTTGTGTTTGTATGGAAACGACATCGATGAAAGCGTAACACCAGTCGAAGCTAATTTGACTTGGTTAATAGCGAAAAGACGTAGAGGTGAAGCTAACTTTCCCGGAGCAGATATTATTCTACGGCAGATTAAGGAAGGAGTGAGTAAAAGAAGGGTGGGAATAAGAATGGAATCAGGAGCTCCAGCCAGAAAAGGTGCTGTGCTGAAAAATGTAAACGGTGAAGTCGTTGGAAATATTACAAGTGGATGCCCCAGTCCTTCACTTGGCGGAAACGTCGGTATGGGATACATTCTAGAATCCTTTAAGAAAGTTGGTACAGAATTAAAAGTGAATGTAAGAAATAAGGACATCTCTTGCGCAGTCGCAAAAATGCCATTTGTACCGTcgaaatattacataaagaaataa
- the LOC123700732 gene encoding protein Abitram translates to MVSNILESIDADSIINHKSFTDRYFAKRFIVNFNGIKNNDIMLMFHSNRIALLCLAPSHFFFKSNKKYKLNFSVGNVDRLSNSVKGKSKKGGQMLTPKSIICKIEYEDGSGIDVPCCMKSTLIEVNEELVVNPELLKKKPDADGFIAIMLSSIAISDATKKELLTYEDYVKIVNDNASST, encoded by the coding sequence ATGGTTTCTAACATCTTGGAGTCCATAGATGCGGATAGCATTATCAATCATAAGTCATTTACAGATAGATATTTTGCCAAAAggtttattgtaaatttcaaTGGTATTAAGAATAATGACATTATGTTAATGTTTCATTCAAACAGAATTGCTTTATTATGTCTTGCACCAAGccatttcttttttaaaagtaataaaaaatataagctgAACTTTTCAGTGGGCAATGTTGATAGGCTCAGTAATTCTGTGAAAGGGAAAAGTAAGAAAGGTGGACAGATGCTGACTCCTAaatctataatttgtaaaattgagTATGAAGATGGTTCTGGCATTGATGTACCATGTTGTATGAAGAGTACTCTTATAGAAGTCAATGAAGAGTTAGTTGTGAATCCagaattattaaagaaaaagccGGATGCTGATGGATTTATTGCTATCATGTTGTCAAGTATTGCAATATCTGATGCAACAAAAAAAGAACTTCTGACATATGAagattatgtaaaaatagttAATGATAATGCTAGTAGTACttaa
- the LOC123700703 gene encoding sarcalumenin isoform X2, producing MSQVSYEDEQEVSADNESKEDNKGEENETGEESAEQTADEGGDSKETASADEQEDEKDSGEEIGQAETQEESTEQSQEEAPEDDGSKEDTQEDTQDDTQDSKEGEEDSKEEAGLEEESKEGAESEEAETASLEEEGKAEESEEASQEEPAAEQEVEEGDDSKETKSEEEDGSQEKPETDETVEESQEVAEESQEEGDKSQEEGDKSQEEGDKSQEEEDKSKEEEGESVEQKEESQEKDVSAEQGEEDVAEKSEETDAAEGETEGGEEGQEPSEEAASEEEAEGAPEEDLLLTGEIPENLRSRDHIIQILRLDEEASESELIIEKSADIVLRDLKRVYENSIKPLEGLYKYRDLSNRHFGDPEIFSKPLVLFMGPWSGGKSSILNYLTGLEFTEWSLRTGAEPSPAYFNILMHGKDPEVLDGTQLAADWTFSGLQKFGQGLEERLRGLKYPSKLLEKVNIVEIPGILEVRKQVSRVFPFNDACQWFIDRADIIFLVYDPSKLDVGPETEAILDQLKGRESQTRIVLNKADSVKPEELMRVQSALIWNISPLMSSPQPPVMYTVSLWSIPFEATAPVRLLQAQERELLRDLRQAVDKRIENKIASARRFAVRVRNHAKMVDCYLTTYYNHKTIFGNRKLIADAIIENPQNYHIYEGLSTLTNISRYDLPDPETYRDFFRLNPLYEFQQLSATCTYFRGCPINKLDVAIAYDLPELVGKYKKMVETATPQGMPKS from the exons ATGTCTCAAGTCTCTTACGAAGACGAACAAGAAGTCTCAGCCGACAACGAATCGAAAGAAGATAATAAAGGGGAGGAGAATGAAACTGGAGAAGAGAGCGCCGAACAAACAGCAGATGAAGGTGGAGACAGCAAAGAAACAGCATCTGCTGATGAGCAAGAAGACGAAAAAg ATAGTGGTGAGGAAATAGGACAAGCCGAAACACAGGAAGAAAGTACTGAACAATCACAAGAAGAAGCTCCTGAAGACGATGGCAGTAAAGAGGATACCCAAGAAGATACTCAGGACGATACACAAGATAGTAAAGAAGGAGAGGAAGACAGCAAAGAGGAAGCTGGATTAGAAGAAGAAAGTAAGGAAGGCGCAGAAAGTGAAGAAGCTGAAACGGCATCTTTAGAAGAGGAAGGAAAAGCGGAAGAATCCGAGGAAGCATCACAAGAAGAACCAGCTGCTGAACAGGAAGTTGAAGAAGGCGATGATAGTAAAGAAACAAAATCAGAAGAAGAAGATGGATCTCAAGAAAAGCCTGAAACAGATGAAACAGTAGAAGAAAGCCAGGAGGTGGCTGAGGAATCTCAAGAAGAAGGAGACAAATCTCAAGAAGAAGGTGACAAATCTCAAGAAGAAGGTGACAAATCTCAAGAAGAAGAAGACAAATCTAAAGAAGAAGAAGGTGAATCCGTGGAACAAAAAGAAGAATCTCAAGAAAAGGATGTCTCAGCAGAACAAGGTGAAGAAGATGTAGCAGAGAAAAGCGAAGAAACTGACGCTGCGGAAGGTGAAACTGAAGGTGGTGAAGAAGGACAAGAGCCATCTGAAGAAGCTGCTTCGGAAGAGGAGGCTGAAGGCGCTCCTGAGGAAGATTTGTTACTG ACTGGTGAAATTCCCGAAAACTTAAGAAGCCGAGACCATATCATCCAAATATTGCGTTTGGACGAGGAAGCAAGTGAATCAGAACTTATCATCGAGAAATCAGCTGATATCGTTCTTCGAGATTTGAAGAGGGTCTATGAGAATTCCATAAAACCTTTAGAGGGACTTTATAAGTATAGAGACTTGAGCAACAGGCACTTTGGCGACCCCGAAATATTCTCTAAACCTCTAGTCTTATTTATGGGACCTTGGAGTGGCGGAAAGTCGAGTATTTTGAATTACCTTACAGGATTGGAATTTACCGAGTGGTCACTAAGAACAG gCGCAGAACCGTCTCCAgcatacttcaatattttgatGCACGGTAAAGATCCAGAAGTATTGGACGGCACGCAATTAGCCGCTGACTGGACTTTCTCAGGGCTGCAGAAATTCGGACAAGGATTAGAAGAACGTTTAAGAGGATTGAAATACCCcagtaaattattagaaaag GTCAATATTGTGGAAATTCCTGGAATACTGGAAGTACGGAAACAAGTTTCCCGTGTCTTCCCATTCAATGACGCTTGTCAGTGGTTCATTGACCGTGCcgatattatattccttgtttACGACCCATCCAAACTTGATGTTGGACCTGAAACTGAGGCTATTCTCGACCAACTGAAGGGCAGGGAATCTCAG ACACGCATCGTCCTCAACAAAGCGGATAGCGTGAAGCCAGAAGAGCTGATGCGGGTACAGAGCGCTCTGATCTGGAACATTTCGCCCCTCATGAGCTCCCCCCAACCGCCAGTAATGTACACAGTGTCTCTGTGGTCGATACCGTTTGAGGCGACCGCTCCGGTGCGCTTGCTGCAGGCCCAAGAGCGGGAGCTCTTGAGGGACCTGAGGCAAGCTGTGGATAAGCGCATTGAGAATAAGATCGCGAGCGCTAGACGATTTGCG GTGCGCGTGAGGAATCACGCAAAGATGGTCGACTGCTATCTCACAACATATTACAACCACAAGACCATTTTCGGCAACCGGAAACTCATCGCTGATGCTATTATTGAAAATCCTCAGAACTATCACATCTACGAGGGTCTCAGCACACTTACTAACATTTCTAG GTATGACCTCCCCGACCCCGAGACGTACCGGGACTTCTTCCGGCTGAACCCGCTGTACGAATTCCAGCAGTTGTCAGCCACGTGCACGTACTTCCGCGGCTGCCCCATCAACAAGCTGGACGTCGCCATCGCCTACGACCTGCCCGAGCTCGTCGGCAAGTACAAGAAGATGGTGGAGACCGCCACGCCCCAGGGCATGCCCAAGAGTTGA
- the LOC123700826 gene encoding intracellular protein transport protein USO1 — protein sequence MEGPGMSLFQGAASIHINNSAQDRLEEQEEIEDQKRRNEELKHKLANAFDDLLDDDEASSVNSSGNCTMDHTQANGKQHTKTGLLPTYTESLNHLKEVLPVSDSPKVYCETPKSHIIQHLRHQEDPIKLQYSPYGAGDAQNHYFPQESREQHHHLNGMNNYVAGQAFNIDFEQLKVMYEGRVKEMKNLDNEIDSLRARLEAAIHDKDKAEFSLQESHALLASCKHKTIEMEQQIGSLTQKLIESDQDKEQLRLELRSANMSLQEVQQRLHTMQVAHSHDTDALFREQQDRHREEMDRLQNELIKTKNNLDDKDREIKRLEKRCMERDREKENILIEKGATINRLAKELEAAQSRLVNGESVRLKERINQLTSERNASREQVKELGSKLEVTAHELVLCRNKMTTVQRENESWKSTLNQVLHDVMPENNYNSGEPPSPGKLATLKDALSRYKQQIQKIGQLQEELNKREKRLEQHRKLESELRSKLEEQKGIEMQLNSRLAVLQNKLELLGTHSDTELVETYRQQNEQLRREADDVRGEMKNLELKYTELEMDYEKLKNEKGSRASLVQEANADLLRELEKYSTQLKDTLKENGELKTLYLQVCSGRDAVTRELKEMRTNIQRERDEFKSQEREYIERIEKEKRQAEKLNNDLGNAREEIERANKRISELQKEFTDKQKEFTDKLNKYLEDEKCAMRKEMEGCIQCETQLKHIKYLEEQLNKCNVKLAAQESNEALMKELKGKAEFFQNYIMERFKKIQDQKTVATNTESGDHVKSDSSIEQLVQECDDAIAAKTTLMMKEKAIRDQIAEKFTLEIKTIEMNCARRLNEMEKEQLTAVTKLKDLLERKAKEVDTLKEFILSERAKVTQILEAKENEISILIKDHNELQAECQRLKDDAVDWKHKAERYKERLSRFGSMEDVLNREREDMKQKSSSCAKECQGLKTKLVELQTQFTQLEHKHNKLQSDHQVIQDKYRNAKKTVYTYKDYMAKKDTHINNEMNRIQDEYRKIFVKLQNQINHHVNCRVQEEKRGSKSTPQYDCTEKINKLNEDFARLAQSNLKDLNQ from the exons atggAAGGGCCAGGTATGAGTTTATTCCAAGGTGCTGCAAGCATTCACATAAATAATAGTGCTCAAGATAGACTGGAAGAACAAGAAGAAATTGAAGATCAAAAACGACGTAATGAAGAG CTAAAACATAAACTGGCGAATGCTTTTGACGATCTCCTCGACGATGACGAAGCCAGTTCAGTGAATAGCAGTGGAAATTGTACAATGGATCACACTCAAGCTAATG gTAAACAACACACAAAAACTGGACTATTACCAACTTATACTGAATCCTTAAATCATCTTAAAGAAGTCCTGCCTGTGTCTGACTCTCCTAAAGTCTACTGTGAAACTCCTAAGAGTCATATCATTCAGCATTTGAGACATCAAGAAGATCCCATCAAACTTCAATACAGTCCTTATGGAGCTGGAGATGCACAAAACCATTATTTTCCACAAGAGAGCAGAG AACAACATCACCACCTTAATGGTATGAACAATTATGTGGCAGGACAAGCATTTAATATTGACTTTGAACAACTGAAAGTTATGTATGAA GGCCGAGTGAAAGAAATGAAGAACTTGGATAATGAGATTGACAGTCTTAGAGCAAGACTAGAGGCTGCAATTCACGATAAAGACAAGGCAGAGTTCTCACTGCAAGAGTCCCATGCTCTTTTAg CATCATGTAAGCATAAAACAATAGAAATGGAGCAACAGATTGGTTCGTTGACACAAAAGTTGATAGAAAGTGACCAAGATAAAGAACAACTGCGTCTTGAGCTACGGTCCGCTAACATGAGCCTTCAAGAGGTGCAACAACGATTGCATACTATGCAG GTTGCGCATTCACATGACACTGACGCTCTGTTTAGAGAACAGCAAGATcg GCATAGAGAAGAGATGGACAGACTACAAAACGAATTGATtaagacaaaaaataatttggacGATAAG GATAGAGAAATAAAGCGTCTCGAAAAACGATGCATGGAGCGGGACAGAgagaaagaaaatatacttatagaGAAAGGAGCAACTATAAACCGACTCGCGAAGGAATTGGAAGCCGCTCAGAGTAGACTCGTGAATGGGGAATCAGTTAGACTCAAAGAGAGAATCAATCAGTTAACAAGTGAGAGGAACGCTTCGAGGGAACAGGTTAAGGAACTTGGG tcTAAACTGGAAGTTACGGCCCATGAATTAGTACTTTGTCGTAATAAAATGACTACTGTACAAAGGGAAAACGAGAGTTGGAAATCAACACTGAATCAAGTTCTACATGATGTGATGCcagaaaataattacaattctg GTGAACCTCCGTCTCCCGGTAAACTGGCAACTTTGAAAGATGCATTAAGCCGCTACAAACAACAAATACAGAAAATAGGACAATTACAAGAGGAACTAAATAAAAG AGAAAAAAGATTAGAGCAGCACCGCAAGCTAGAATCCGAATTGCGTTCAAAGCTCGAAGAACAAAAAGGCATAGAGATGCAGCTCAACTCGCGCTTGGCCGTGCTGCAGAACAAACTGGAGTTACTCGGCACACACTCGGATACAGAGCTGGTGGAGACGTACAGACAGCAGAACGAACAGTTGAGACGGGAGGCGGATGATGTTAGGGGGGAAATGAAGAAT TTGGAACTAAAATATACGGAGCTAGAGATGGACTATGAAAAGCTGAAAAACGAGAAAGGCAGTCGAGCGTCGCTAGTGCAGGAGGCGAATGCGGATTTACTACGAGAATTAGAGAAATATAGTACTCAACTGAAAGACACGCTCAAGGAAAATGGGGAATTAAAGACTTTGTACTTACAg GTATGTAGTGGCCGTGATGCCGTAACGCGGGAATTAAAAGAAATGCGAACGAATATACAAAGAGAAAGAGATGAATTTAAATCACAAGAGAGAGAATATATAGAAAGAATTGAAAAGGAGAAAAGACAAGCGGAGAAGCTAAATAATGATTTGGGTAATGCTCGAGAGGAGATAGAAAGAGCCAATAAGAGAATATCGGAGTTGCAGAAAGAGTTCACAGACAAGCAAAAAGAGTTTACGGATAAGTTAAATAAGTATCTAGAAG ACGAAAAATGTGCGATGCGCAAGGAAATGGAAGGATGCATTCAGTGTGaaacacaattaaaacatataaagTACTTAGAGGAACAACTCAACAAGTGCAATGTTAAATTgg cggCACAAGAAAGCAATGAAGCACTCATGAAAGAATTGAAAGGGAAAGCGGAATTCTTCCAAAATTATATAATGGAGAGGTTTAAAAAGATTCAAGATCAGAAGACAGTTGCAACTAACACAGAGAGTGGTGATCATGTTAAAAGTGACTCTAGTATTGAACAGTTGGTGCAAGAATGTGATGATGCTATTGCCGctaag ACAACTCTAATGATGAAAGAAAAAGCAATACGAGATCAAATAGCCGAAAAGTTCACACTCGAAATAAAAACGATAGAAATGAACTGCGCGCGGCGATTAAACGAAATGGAAAAGGAACAGCTCACAGCGGTCACTAAATTGAAAGATTTACTCGAAAGAAAAGCTAAAGAAGTCGATACATTAAAAGAATTCATTTTATCAGAAAGAGCGAAAGTCACGCAAATATTGGAAGCGAAAGAAAACGAAATATCCATCTTGATAAAGGACCATAATGAATTACAAGCGGAGTGTCAGAGGTTGAAAGACGATGCTGTCGATTGGAAACACAAAGCGGAGAGATATAAGGAGAGATTATCTAGATTTGGTTCGATGGAGGATGTTTTGAATAGAGAAAGGGAAGATATGAAACAGAAGTCCAGCTCTTGTGCCAAGGAATGTCAGGGATTGAAGACTAAGTTGGTGGAATTGCAGACGCAGTTCACTCAGTTGGAACATAAGCATAATAAGCTACAAAGCGATCATCAAGTGATACAGGATAAATATAGGAACGCTAAGAAAACAGTTTACACTTATAAG GACTACATGGCGAAAAAGGACACGCACATAAACAATGAAATGAACAGGATACAAGACGAGTATCGAAAGATATTCGTAAAACTACAGAACCAGATCAACCACCACGTAAATTGTCGCGTTCAAGAGGAGAAGCGTGGGAGCAAGTCTACACCACAGTATGAT TGTACGGAGAAAATCAACAAGTTGAACGAAGATTTCGCCCGTCTCGCTCAGTCGAACCTCAAGGATTTAAACCAGTGA
- the LOC123700703 gene encoding sarcalumenin isoform X1, translating into MWTKRLKLWRYLLCMLFAVSTLALAARADDDVPLESQCRPYIEKALKELESGDTEPDTEEKQDSSEISIDNDTKEDISTEDGAALPDDDSKEQADSQEVEDAPSVEVADEPYMSQVSYEDEQEVSADNESKEDNKGEENETGEESAEQTADEGGDSKETASADEQEDEKDSGEEIGQAETQEESTEQSQEEAPEDDGSKEDTQEDTQDDTQDSKEGEEDSKEEAGLEEESKEGAESEEAETASLEEEGKAEESEEASQEEPAAEQEVEEGDDSKETKSEEEDGSQEKPETDETVEESQEVAEESQEEGDKSQEEGDKSQEEGDKSQEEEDKSKEEEGESVEQKEESQEKDVSAEQGEEDVAEKSEETDAAEGETEGGEEGQEPSEEAASEEEAEGAPEEDLLLTGEIPENLRSRDHIIQILRLDEEASESELIIEKSADIVLRDLKRVYENSIKPLEGLYKYRDLSNRHFGDPEIFSKPLVLFMGPWSGGKSSILNYLTGLEFTEWSLRTGAEPSPAYFNILMHGKDPEVLDGTQLAADWTFSGLQKFGQGLEERLRGLKYPSKLLEKVNIVEIPGILEVRKQVSRVFPFNDACQWFIDRADIIFLVYDPSKLDVGPETEAILDQLKGRESQTRIVLNKADSVKPEELMRVQSALIWNISPLMSSPQPPVMYTVSLWSIPFEATAPVRLLQAQERELLRDLRQAVDKRIENKIASARRFAVRVRNHAKMVDCYLTTYYNHKTIFGNRKLIADAIIENPQNYHIYEGLSTLTNISRYDLPDPETYRDFFRLNPLYEFQQLSATCTYFRGCPINKLDVAIAYDLPELVGKYKKMVETATPQGMPKS; encoded by the exons ATACAGAAGAAAAACAAGATTCTAGTgaaataagtatagataatgaCACAAAAGAAGACATTTCAACGGAAGATGGAGCTGCTTTACCAGACGATGATAGTAAAGAGCAAGCTGACAGTCAAGAAGTAGAAGATGCTCCATCTGTAGAAGTAGCTGATGAGCCGTACATGTCTCAAGTCTCTTACGAAGACGAACAAGAAGTCTCAGCCGACAACGAATCGAAAGAAGATAATAAAGGGGAGGAGAATGAAACTGGAGAAGAGAGCGCCGAACAAACAGCAGATGAAGGTGGAGACAGCAAAGAAACAGCATCTGCTGATGAGCAAGAAGACGAAAAAg ATAGTGGTGAGGAAATAGGACAAGCCGAAACACAGGAAGAAAGTACTGAACAATCACAAGAAGAAGCTCCTGAAGACGATGGCAGTAAAGAGGATACCCAAGAAGATACTCAGGACGATACACAAGATAGTAAAGAAGGAGAGGAAGACAGCAAAGAGGAAGCTGGATTAGAAGAAGAAAGTAAGGAAGGCGCAGAAAGTGAAGAAGCTGAAACGGCATCTTTAGAAGAGGAAGGAAAAGCGGAAGAATCCGAGGAAGCATCACAAGAAGAACCAGCTGCTGAACAGGAAGTTGAAGAAGGCGATGATAGTAAAGAAACAAAATCAGAAGAAGAAGATGGATCTCAAGAAAAGCCTGAAACAGATGAAACAGTAGAAGAAAGCCAGGAGGTGGCTGAGGAATCTCAAGAAGAAGGAGACAAATCTCAAGAAGAAGGTGACAAATCTCAAGAAGAAGGTGACAAATCTCAAGAAGAAGAAGACAAATCTAAAGAAGAAGAAGGTGAATCCGTGGAACAAAAAGAAGAATCTCAAGAAAAGGATGTCTCAGCAGAACAAGGTGAAGAAGATGTAGCAGAGAAAAGCGAAGAAACTGACGCTGCGGAAGGTGAAACTGAAGGTGGTGAAGAAGGACAAGAGCCATCTGAAGAAGCTGCTTCGGAAGAGGAGGCTGAAGGCGCTCCTGAGGAAGATTTGTTACTG ACTGGTGAAATTCCCGAAAACTTAAGAAGCCGAGACCATATCATCCAAATATTGCGTTTGGACGAGGAAGCAAGTGAATCAGAACTTATCATCGAGAAATCAGCTGATATCGTTCTTCGAGATTTGAAGAGGGTCTATGAGAATTCCATAAAACCTTTAGAGGGACTTTATAAGTATAGAGACTTGAGCAACAGGCACTTTGGCGACCCCGAAATATTCTCTAAACCTCTAGTCTTATTTATGGGACCTTGGAGTGGCGGAAAGTCGAGTATTTTGAATTACCTTACAGGATTGGAATTTACCGAGTGGTCACTAAGAACAG gCGCAGAACCGTCTCCAgcatacttcaatattttgatGCACGGTAAAGATCCAGAAGTATTGGACGGCACGCAATTAGCCGCTGACTGGACTTTCTCAGGGCTGCAGAAATTCGGACAAGGATTAGAAGAACGTTTAAGAGGATTGAAATACCCcagtaaattattagaaaag GTCAATATTGTGGAAATTCCTGGAATACTGGAAGTACGGAAACAAGTTTCCCGTGTCTTCCCATTCAATGACGCTTGTCAGTGGTTCATTGACCGTGCcgatattatattccttgtttACGACCCATCCAAACTTGATGTTGGACCTGAAACTGAGGCTATTCTCGACCAACTGAAGGGCAGGGAATCTCAG ACACGCATCGTCCTCAACAAAGCGGATAGCGTGAAGCCAGAAGAGCTGATGCGGGTACAGAGCGCTCTGATCTGGAACATTTCGCCCCTCATGAGCTCCCCCCAACCGCCAGTAATGTACACAGTGTCTCTGTGGTCGATACCGTTTGAGGCGACCGCTCCGGTGCGCTTGCTGCAGGCCCAAGAGCGGGAGCTCTTGAGGGACCTGAGGCAAGCTGTGGATAAGCGCATTGAGAATAAGATCGCGAGCGCTAGACGATTTGCG GTGCGCGTGAGGAATCACGCAAAGATGGTCGACTGCTATCTCACAACATATTACAACCACAAGACCATTTTCGGCAACCGGAAACTCATCGCTGATGCTATTATTGAAAATCCTCAGAACTATCACATCTACGAGGGTCTCAGCACACTTACTAACATTTCTAG GTATGACCTCCCCGACCCCGAGACGTACCGGGACTTCTTCCGGCTGAACCCGCTGTACGAATTCCAGCAGTTGTCAGCCACGTGCACGTACTTCCGCGGCTGCCCCATCAACAAGCTGGACGTCGCCATCGCCTACGACCTGCCCGAGCTCGTCGGCAAGTACAAGAAGATGGTGGAGACCGCCACGCCCCAGGGCATGCCCAAGAGTTGA